Genomic DNA from Modestobacter versicolor:
GCCGGCGAGACCTTCGGCGACTCCTTCGCGATCACCTCGAGCATGGCCGACGGGCTGCTCGCCCACCTGGCCAGCCGCGCCGTCCCCGGCGTCAACGTGGTCTTCCTGGACACCGGCTACCACTTCGCCGAGACCGTCGGCACCCGCGACTGGATCACCAGCGTCCTGCCGATCACGCTGCACAACGTCCAGCCGCCGCGCACCGTCGCCGAGCAGGACCTCGAGCACGGCCCCCGGCTGTACGAGCGCGACCCCGACCTGTGCTGCTCGCTGCGCAAGGTGCAGCCGCTGGCGCAGGCGCTGGCCGGCTTCACCGCCTGGGGCTCCGGCGTCCGCCGCGACGAGGCCGTGACCCGGGCCGGCACGCGCGTCGTCGACTGGGACGCCAAGCGCGGCATGGTGAAGGTCAACCCGCTGGCCGCCTGGACCCAGGACGACGTGGACGCCTACATCGCCGAGCACCAGGTGCCGGTCAACCCGCTGCAGGAGATCGGCTACGCCTCCATCGGGTGCGAGCCGTGCACCCGCCCGGTCGCCCCGGGCGAGGACCCGCGGGCCGGTCGCTGGGCGGGCAAGAACAAGGTGGAGTGCGGCCTGCACCTGTGATGAAGGACCTCGTCCCACCCCACGACGCGCTTCGCACGCCGCGGGCCCCTGGGACGAGGCCGTTCCAGCAGGCATGATCAGCGCATGCCGCGTCCTCCGCGCCTGTCCCCCGACGACGTCGCCACCGCGCTCGCCGAGCTGCCGATGTGGTCCGGCGGCCCCGACGGGATCGAACGCACGCTGGAGCTCCCCTCCTTCCGGGCCGCCGTCGAGGCGGTCAGCGTGGTGGCCGACGTCGCCGAGCAGCTGGACCACCACCCGGACATGGACCTGCGCTGGACCAAGGTCCGGCTCGCCGTGGTCACCCACTCCGCCGGTGGCC
This window encodes:
- a CDS encoding 4a-hydroxytetrahydrobiopterin dehydratase, whose amino-acid sequence is MPRPPRLSPDDVATALAELPMWSGGPDGIERTLELPSFRAAVEAVSVVADVAEQLDHHPDMDLRWTKVRLAVVTHSAGGLTELDLELARRVDALFPARD
- a CDS encoding phosphoadenylyl-sulfate reductase, producing the protein MTIALTTATPELAAEADARFEGIADPVEQALAVLTWAGETFGDSFAITSSMADGLLAHLASRAVPGVNVVFLDTGYHFAETVGTRDWITSVLPITLHNVQPPRTVAEQDLEHGPRLYERDPDLCCSLRKVQPLAQALAGFTAWGSGVRRDEAVTRAGTRVVDWDAKRGMVKVNPLAAWTQDDVDAYIAEHQVPVNPLQEIGYASIGCEPCTRPVAPGEDPRAGRWAGKNKVECGLHL